The following coding sequences lie in one Musa acuminata AAA Group cultivar baxijiao chromosome BXJ3-1, Cavendish_Baxijiao_AAA, whole genome shotgun sequence genomic window:
- the LOC135628919 gene encoding GATA transcription factor 16-like has product MEQMECDRRQLWPDPMSSGGSDPSSSDSQLKSCTGCRTTKTPLWRAGPSGPKSLCNACGIRYRKSRRAVPRFEEAGAKEKREVDGGGEAFGVSFKLLMLGSGLCKPTSMDRKQRRRRRRGVLGEEEQAAVLLMALSSGFLYA; this is encoded by the exons ATGGAGCAGATGGAGTGTGATAGGAGGCAATTATGGCCTGATCCGATG TCTTCGGGAGGTTCTGATCCAAGCAGCAGCGACTCCCAGCTTAAGAGCTGCACTGGTTGCCGAACCACCAAGACCCCTCTTTGGAGAGCCGGCCCTTCTGGTCCCAAG TCGCTTTGTAACGCGTGCGGGATCCGGTACCGAAAGAGCAGGAGAGCCGTGCCGAGGTTCGAGGAGGCTGGAGCGAAGGAGAAGAGGGAGGTCGACGGCGGAGGGGAGGCGTTCGGTGTGTCCTTCAAGCTTCTGATGTTGGGATCGGGGTTGTGCAAGCCGACTTCCATGGATCGGAAGcagaggcggcggcggaggagaggCGTGCTTGGGGAAGAAGAGCAGGCCGCGGTCCTCTTGATGGCCCTCTCATCTGGTTTCCTATACGCCTAA